One window of Deltaproteobacteria bacterium genomic DNA carries:
- a CDS encoding amidohydrolase — MNQIAVVDADGHVTEPMSLWTDYVEPAYRERAPRPVLDERGRPCMLLDGRLLMRHAMLLTLGPDYDFAAANFRAGGWDPQARLHDMDSEGIDVAVLFPSVAFYVPETSDPALMAALCRAYNDWLADYCRAAPSRLVGVAMLPLADVDASLRELERATEKLGFRGAFVRPNPYAGRP; from the coding sequence ATGAACCAAATCGCCGTCGTCGATGCCGACGGGCACGTGACCGAGCCGATGAGCCTGTGGACCGACTACGTGGAGCCGGCGTACCGCGAGCGCGCCCCGCGCCCCGTGCTCGACGAGCGCGGCCGTCCCTGCATGCTGCTCGACGGCCGGCTCCTCATGCGGCACGCGATGCTGCTCACGCTCGGCCCCGACTACGACTTCGCGGCGGCCAACTTCCGGGCCGGCGGCTGGGACCCGCAGGCGCGTCTCCACGACATGGATAGCGAGGGCATCGACGTCGCGGTCCTCTTCCCCTCGGTCGCCTTCTACGTGCCCGAGACGAGCGACCCGGCGCTGATGGCCGCCCTCTGCCGCGCCTACAACGACTGGCTCGCGGACTACTGCCGGGCTGCGCCGTCGCGCCTGGTTGGGGTCGCGATGCTGCCGCTCGCCGACGTCGACGCCTCGCTCCGCGAGCTCGAGCGGGCGACCGAGAAGCTCGGCTTCCGGGGCGCGTTCGTGCGTCCGAACCCGTACGCCGGACGGCCCA